A genomic segment from Aspergillus chevalieri M1 DNA, chromosome 7, nearly complete sequence encodes:
- the AIM6_3 gene encoding altered inheritance of mitochondria protein 6 (COG:S;~EggNog:ENOG410PITV): MISLGEESDAPSADKNYNFPLQVIHEESSVGDFSDSGLPSSSLNACGVSKGMDFPRQVWGLLNLVPPVWDGMIYLISNDPNANLGPAAFSHWNENGFDPVRCHSSSDYWRRAPLHCAIDAGCLSIKADIWPSNEDVLVGHTPYSLHQDASLHSLYLTPLFELLQKRNKRPSRPVPPQGNNSSLAGAFAKEPSQTLVLLLNFKANGDKLWPLVVDQLGPLRKAGYLTNFNGTGINERPVTIIAMGNVPFHAIIANQTYRDIFYKRSATGKAASKAAAVRGRAFCSSSP, from the exons ATGATTTCACTTGGTGAGGAAAGTGACGCGCCTTCTGCGGACAAGAACTACAATTTCCCCCTCCAAGTGATACACGAGGAGAGCTCTGTCGGTGATTTCTCAGATTCAGGTCTGCCTTCAAGCAGCTTGAATGCGTGCGGAGTGAGCAAGGGGATGGATTTCCCACGGCAAGTATG GGGACTACTCAACCTCGTCCCACCCGTCTGGGATGGCATGATATATCTCATTTCCAACGACCCCAATGCTAATCTTGGTCCCGCTGCCTTCTCCCACTGGAACGAGAACGGCTTCGATCCCGTCAGATGCCACTCTTCTAGCGACTACTGGCGAAGGGCGCCTTTGCACTGTGCCATCGATGCTGGGTGTTTGAGTATCAAGGCAGATATCTGGCCGTCCAACGAAGACGTGCTCGTTGGCCACACTCCTTACTCTCTTCACCAGGACGCGTCGCTGCACAGTCTGTACCTGACGCCTTTGTTCGAACTACTCCAAAAGCGTAACAAGCGTCCAAGTCGGCCAGTGCCCCCACAAGGGAATAACTCATCACTGGCTGGGGCCTTTGCCAAAGAACCATCCCAGACTCTCGTATTGTTGCTCAACTTCAAGGCAAACGGTGATAAACTCTGGCCTCTTGTGGTAGACCAACTAGGGCCTTTGCGCAAAGCGGGGTACCTGACAAATTTCAACGGGACAGGTATCAACGAGCGCCCTGTCACGATCATCGCCATGGGGAATGTGCCCTTTCACGCCATCATCGCCAACCAGACATATCGTGATATTTTCTATAAGCGCAGCGCCACCGGAAAGGCTGCCTCAAAAGCAGCTGCTGTTAGAGGCAGAGCCTTCTGCTCCTCCTCACCATGA